ATTTGCTTGGTATAGGACTCATATTTGATTTTTGAACAAAACTTAGTACACCTTTATTCCTTCTTCCCAGTCCCCAGTCCCCAGTCCCCAGTCCCCAGTCCCCAGTCCCCAGTCCCCAGTCCCCAGTCCCCAGTCCCCAGTCCCCAGTCCCCAGTCCCCAGTCCCCAGTCCCCAGTCCCCAGTCCCCAGTCCCTTACCTCTACGAGTAATTCTCCAAATCAAATCGGATTGCTATAGATTTGCGATCGCTCCCCATGCATCCCTAGAGTTGGTAACTCTTAACTATTAATAAATATATTGATTTTTGGCACTAGTTATGGTTTATATTTAGCCTCAGGGTAGCGTACACAGCTACTCAACTTTTAGATACCACCAGACAGCACCATGATATCCCCTCAACACTGACTCTGATATTATTATTATTACAGGACGTGAGTAAAGGTTAAATAGACATTAAAACAGATAATTTTTGCTGAATTGCCACGGATAAAGACTAAACTAAAAAGTCTTGTGCAGCAAAGCCTCTAACTTTAAAATGAATTAATCATGTCCAAGGTTCTTGTCTCCGATACCATTGACCAGGCTGGAATTGACATTCTTTCGCAAGTTGCGACTGTAGATATCAAAACAGGTCTAAAACCAGCGGAATTAATAGAAATTATTGGTGAATACGACGCACTAATGATTCGCTCTGGCACCCGCGTTACCCAAGAAATTATTGAAGCTGGCACACAGTTGAAAATCATCGGTCGTGCGGGAGTGGGTGTAGATAATGTGGATGTTCCCGCAGCCACACGCAAAGGAATTGTAGTAGTCAATTCTCCCGAAGGTAACACCATCGCCGCCGCCGAACACGCCCTAGCCATGATGTTGGCTTTGTCTCGGCACATCCCCGATGCTAACGCTTCAGTCAAACGCGGTGCATGGGATCGCAATAGCTTTATTGGTGTAGAAGTTTACAAAAAAACTCTTGGCATTGTCGGCTTAGGGAAAATTGGCTCTCATGTTGCGGCTGTAGCCAAAGCAATGGGGATGAAACTTTTAGCTTACGATCCCTTTATCTCCACAGAACGAGCCGAACAAATTGGTTGTCAGTTGGTGGAGTTGGATTTGCTTTTCACTCAAGCAGACTACATCACACTCCACATTCCCAAAACACCAGAAACTACCCATTTAATCAACGCCGTCACCTTGGCGAAAATGAAACCCAACGCCCGGATTATTAACTGCGCTCGTGGTGGCATCATAGAAGAAACAGCTTTAGCAGCAGCCGTAAAAGCGGGTAAAATCGCAGGTGCAGCCTTGGATGTATTCGAGAGTGAACCACTGGGTGAATCAGAATTGCGATCGCTAGGCAAAGAAATGATCCTCACCCCCCACTTAGGCGCATCCACCAGCGAAGCCCAAGTGAACGTAGCCATAGATGTTGCCGAACAAATTCGGGACGTACTCCTGGGACTACCCGCCCGTTCAGCCGTAAATATACCAGGACTCGGCCCCGATGTCCTCGAAGAACTCAAACCCTACATGCAGCTAGCCGAAACCTTGGGTAACTTGGTAGGACAGCTAGCCGGCGGACGAGTGGAATTACTCAACGTGCGACTCCAAGGTGAATTGGCAACTAACAAAAGTCAGCCTTTAGTAGTTGCATCCCTCAAAGGACTACTTTATCAAGCCCTACGGGAGCGAGTAAATTACGTCAACGCCAGCATCGAAGCCAAAGAAAGAGGAATTCGCGTCATTGAAACCCGCGATGCTTCAGCTCGTGACTACGCAGGCTCACTACATCTAGAAGCCACAGGTACTTTAGGTACTCATTCTGTCACAGGCGCATTGTTAGGCGGCAAAGAAATCCACCTCACCGACGTTGATGGTTTCCCAATTAACGTACCACCAAGCAAATACATGTTGTTTACCCTGCACCGTGACATGCCAGGAATTATTGGCAAACTCGGTTCCCTACTGGGCAGCTTTAATGTCAATATTGCCAGTATGCAGGTAGGCCGCAAAATCGTCCGTGGTGATGCGGTGATGGCTTTGACTATCGACGATCCCTTACCCGATGGGATTTTGTCTGAAATTACCAAAGTCCCTGGAATTCGAGACGCGTTTACAGTCACACTATAAATTTTGGATTTTGAGATTTTGAGATTTTGGATTAGTCATGGGTAATTGCTAGCAGTTTTTACTATGGCCTATTACCCAGTACTTAATCCCCAATCTCAAATCTCAAATCTCAAATCTCAAATTTTATGGCAAACACCTGGTGGGAACTAGAGATTTTATGTGAACCAGCACTGGAAGATTCCATCTTTTGGCGGCTGGAAAATTTTGGTAGTCGTGGTACAGCTAGTGAAAGCAAAGGTAATTCCTGTATAGTGAAGGCTTACCTAGCGAGATTTCAAGCACAGCTACTAGATTTGGCAGCCCTATCGCTGTGGCTGCGTCAAGATGCCTTGTGTGTAGGATTATCTGTTCCTACCCTGCACTGGCGCTTAATTGACGAGGAAGATTGGGCCACTAGCTGGAAACAATATTGGCAACCGCAGGAAATAGGCGATCGCTTCCTCATCAACCCCGCATGGCTACCATTACCACAAACATTAGACAGGTTAGTGATTCGCCTCGACCCAGGTGTAGCATTTGGCACTGGAACTCATGCCACAACCCAGCTATGTTTAGAATCACTAGAAATGCGGATGACTGATTTACCAGAAGCTTTTGCAGGAAAGACTAGCAAAAAAGAGCCTATGGTAATTGCGGATATAGGTTGTGGCTCTGGTATACTTTCCATCGGGGCGGTGCTATTGGGTGCTGAGAAAGTCTACGCAGTGGATACCGACCCCTTAGCGGTACAATCAACTTTTAGTAATCGCGCCTTGAACGACATTAGTCCAGAACGGTTGATTCCAACCGAAGGTAGTGTAGACATGGTGACGAGATTACTGGGAGGACAACCAGTTGATGGCATAGTCTGCAACATTTTAGCCAATGTAATTATCGAGTTAATACCAGAAATAACCGCGATCGCCAAACTAAGTACATGGGCTGTTTTCAGCGGCATATTACTAGAACAATCCAAAACAGTTGCTGACGCCTTAGAAGAACATGGCTGGGTTGTTGCCACCCTTTGGAAAAGAAAAGAATGGTGTTGCTTGAATGTCAGACGTTCTTAAATATTATCTATCTTGTGGGGTGGGCAGGAAAGCCCGCCCTTTTGTACCTCACTCAGATGAAATCTGCTGTAAAGAGTTTTAATATCAAGTTCGGATGATTACTTATCATTGCAGTTCTTGCCTTATATCATGTCCGCGCTTATTACTTATAAAAACCAAAGAACCCCGCCCCACCAAAGCTACGCTTTGTTTCCCCTCCCCGTTGACGGGGAGGGGTTAGGGGTGGGGTGCAATAATTGCGGGAATCATAACTAATTAACCGGACATGATATTACCCCACCCCTTAATCCCCTATTAAGGGGTGGGGTTCAGAGGGTTTTATAAGTAATTAAGCGAACTTGATTAATTCGTTCTGGTGAGGCAATTGATGACGACTACTTATGAATTACTGCTGTGTCAGTTGTGACTTTTGCAGATTCTGGCTCAACATCATGTAAGTGATAAAAAGCCCCAGCACGCCAGCTATCTGCAATGTCTTTGATAAAACTGGCAGTGGGAATAGCAATTAGCAAGCCCAGCACTCCTCCTAATTTGGCTCCCACCAACAAGGAGATTACCACCCACACCGGATTTAAGCCAGTCAAATCGCCGAGAATGCGGGGTGCGACAAAATTAGAATTTACCTGATCAATCGCTACAGCTACAACTAAAACTTCTACTCCCAGCCAAAAGTTTTGCAACGCTACTAACAGACTAACTATAGCGATACCTATACCCGTGCCAAAGGGGAAGAGAGAGAAAAAACCAATGCCAATGCCGAAAAGTAAAGCCAGGGGAACTCGCAGCCCCACAAACACCAGTGTAACTGTCACCCCCAGCACAGCACCCAGTGTTGCCTGACCGATAAAGTAATTCTGGAAATCTTTTCTCAGTAATTGTCGCACTTTTGACGTAGTTGATGGGGGAAACCACTGATAAACTCCATCCCAGAGGCGATCGCCATTTAATATCATATAAATAGTTAACACCACCGCCAGCAGCACATTGACAACAACATTGATGGTATCCACAGCAAAACTAAGAATTTGACCAGTAAATGTCTGTAGCTGGCTAGATAATCGGTCAAGAACTTGGGTAAATAAGCCGCTGAAATTAATGGGAATTTGCTGTTGATTTAAAGCCCATTCCTGGAAAGTTTGCAGTTGTTGAGTCCCAGAATCAATCCAACTCGGCAAAATGTTAGCCAGTTCATTAAGTTGTTGTAGGATTAGGGGAACCAAAGTGATACCTAAACCCACTAAGATCACCACAGTCAACAGCAAAACTCCCCCAATTGCCAAGTTGCGTTTGATGCCTTTTGCCTGTAAAAACTGAATTGGATAGTTTAAAACAAAAGCCAGCAGGATGGCGGCGGCAACAACACTCACCAAGGGTTGAAAATACTGTACAACCTGGAGCAATAGCCAACCATTGAGAATGGCAATAGGAAATGCCAATCCCATAGCTAACCATCGTGGCAGTTTGTTTGCTGATTGCATTAGTGGTAACTCCACACGATATCTAACTTTATTTTGCCTCTTCGGGAATTGGGAATGGGGAATTGGGCATTGAGAATTGGTAATTGGTAATTGGTAATTGGTAATTGGTAATTGGTAATTGGGAATGGGGTATTGCTTCCCATCCCCCCCATCCCCCTCATCCCCCTCATCCCCCCCATCTCCCCATCTCCCCAGTCCCCAGTCCCCAGTCTCCAAATCAAATGCTGTGTGGATTTTTCTTTATCAGAAAAATGGGTTTTAAACCCCGTCGTTCTACGACGGCTTTTCTTGGTCTTGAATGTATTTTTTAAGAACTTCAATTGGCGCACCTCCAACAGAGGATACAAAATAGCTAGGACTCCAAACAGCATCTTTCCCGTAAGGTTTTGGGTATCCAGCTTGACCATATCTACGACTGGATACTCCTTTTAGTGAATTGACCATCTGGGAAATTGAAAGCTTTGGGGGATATTCTAACAAAACATGAATATGATCGGATTCTCCATTAAATTCTAGGACATTAAAATCCATTTTTTTGGAGACTTCTACAAATGACTTGTGGATGAGTTCAAGACTTTCAGCAGTAAATATCTTTCTTTTATATTTAGTCACGCAGACCAAATGTATTTTTAGGTCTGAAACACTATGCCTTTGTTTTCTCAAACCACTTGTCATGTTTATCCGACCAATGTACAATACTTAAACAGACCAATTTTACCACAGAGAATGAAAGCTAAATATCAGTACAGATTCTACCCAACAGACCAACAAAAGCGAAGTCTCGCTCAGTTATTTGGTTGTGTGCGTGTAGTCTGGAATGATGCGCTATTCTTCTGTAAGCAGTCTCTTGAACTACCAGGGTATAGCAAGCTTTCAGCAATGCTTACTCAAGCCAAAAAGACTCTCGGTAGAAAATGGTTAGCTGATGTTTCTTCAGTGCCATTACAACAGTCTCTTAGAGGATGTCTGAAAAGTCCTTAACTATGTATCAAATGAGTTTAGATCCCCCTAAATCCCCCTTTTTAAGGGGGACTTTAATTCTTGTTCCCCCCTTTTTAAGGGGGGTTAGGGGGGATCAGAATGTACTTAAGATAACAGCCGAATAATTCTCAGACATCCTCTTAGACACTTGGATCTTGCCTACAAAAACTTTTTTAATTCCCGCAATGGCAAGAGAAAAGGTGGCAAAGTAGGCGCACCAAGATTTAAGAAGAAAACTAACTCACAATCTGCTGAGTTTACCAAAGCAGCATTCTCCATAAAAAATGGTAAAATTTACCTCGCCAAAATCGGAACAATCAAGCCTATTTGGTCTAGAAATTTGCCATCCGAGCCTAGTTCATGTACTGTCGTTAAGGACTGCGCGAACCGATATTTTTTAAGCTTTGTTGTAGAGGTTGATCTGAGTTTGACGAATGCCAAAAACCAAAGTATTGGCATTGACTTGGGAATCAAAACTTTTGCTGTAATGAGCAATGGGGAGAAAGCAGAAAGTCCAGATTACTCTAGACATGACCGTAAAATCCGTAAACTACAGAGAAAGCTAGCTAGACAACAAAAAGACGGATTACGCAGAAACAAAACTAGACTTCAGATTGCTAAACAACATAATCGAATTGCTGATACTCGCAACGATTTTCTGCACAAACTATCAACCAAAATAGTTAACAACAACCAAGTGATTGTTTTGGAAGATTTGAATGTGATGGGAATGGTTAAAAACCGTCGATTGTCCAGGGCAATTAGTTTGCAAGGATGGCGAGAATTCAGGAATTTGTGTGAAGCTAAATCAGAAAAATCGAATAGAGAGTTTAGAGTAGTCAACAGATGGGAACCCACGAGTCAAGTGTGTTCTGATTGTGGGTTTAAATGGGGCAAAGTTGATCTTTCCATCCGTTCAATACTCTGTTTAAACTGTGGAATCGAACAGGATAGGGATGGCAACGCCGCTAAAAACATAGAAATGGTGAGTCTACTTGGCGGTGTCGGTTTCCGTCCCGTCGAAGTAGCGAACCCCAAGGGTCGGGATGGGGCATCGCCACGACCTTAAACGGACAGGGAGCGACTGTAAGACTACTCCGGTAGCGAGTTGCTATGAACTGTCAAGACTCACCGCCCTTTAAGGGCGGTGAGTATGTCAAAAAATCCAACATAATTCGCTGATGCATCGCCCCTAAAGGTCGCACTTCACCAGCGTTTTGCGAATAACAGTTACCTTGACGAATATCTGCCGGTGTCAATAACCCCATATCCCAGCCTTCATTCAAAACTAGTTGATTTAATTCCACCAACAGCGGTGCATGAAAAACATGTCTGATAACTTTATCATCTGGATAACAGCCGAATTCATAAAAAGGTGGTAATTCATAGCTGATTTCTTCTAAAAGTTCTCGCTTCAGTGCTATCTCTGGCGTTTCACCGGGTTCGAGATGCCCGCCAAACAGCCCCCAACAACCAGCAGCGGCAATATTGGGGATATTGTCGCGCAGTTGCATGAGAAACTTGTCTTGTTGGTAAAGAATAGCGATCGCTACATGTGCTTGTTGATTACTCATAAATTTACCTAAAATTACAGTAATAAATATTACTCTTCTATATAGACTTCCCCAAATTCCTGATTAGCTAAACGTATACTTTGGTAGCGAACTTTACCCTTAATGACTACTTCTACTCCTTCTTTAAGATTGCTTTGATTAGTGACAACCCAAATTGTGCCAGTGGAATCGTTAATTTGATATGCCCACCGCTTTACTAAAGGCACTCGCTTTTGCACCTTCCCTTGGATGTAAACCGTAGTTTGTTTGTTTTGTTGTGGTTTAATTTCCCGAATCGGTGTCACATTGCTGCCAAAGCTGAAGTTGCTGGCTTGAAAGCCAAGCATATTTAAGGAACCACAACTACAAAGTCCCGCTATGAGAAACAAAGTCAATCCTAAGCGGTAAGGAGTAATGCTGTGCTTGTCCCAGAACAAAAGGTAAAAATTTTTCGCTTGTTGCATGAAGGCTATGAGTTGAGCAAATTTTTACATCAATGCTTGTTTTGTCGCCAGTTTAAAGCTAACAAAAGGGACTGGGGACTGGGGACTGGGGACTGGGGACTGGGGACTGGGGACTGGGGACTGGGGACTGGGGACTGGGGACTGGGGACTGGGGACTAGATAAGAGTTTTACGAATTCCCAATTACCAATTCCCAATTCCCAATTACCAATGCCCAATTCCCAATTCCCAATTACCAATGCCCAATTCCCAATTACCAATTCCCAATTACCAATTACCAATTACCAATTACCAATTCCCCATTTCCCATGAGAAGATAAACATTGTGATCTTGTGGTTGGAGAGACGCTAGGGCATGAAACGGCAATACCATAATAGTCAACACTCAAGAGTTATTTGTCAGTGTTGACTGCGCTACAGATAACTAAAATTTTGGAGTAAAGGCAAATCTTCTCTTAATTCTCATGGAAACAAAAACTGCCAAACTTCTTGATGGTAAAGCTTTAGCCGCAAAAATTCACCAAGAACTCTCTAGTCGCATTCAAAAATCACAAGCCAAAATTGGACGCCCCCCTGGTTTAGCGGTACTGATGGTTGGCGATAATCCAGCATCAGCAGCCTATGTACGCAATAAAGAGCGAGCTTGTGCTAAAGTGGGCATTGCCTCTTTCGGCAAGCACTTTCAGGCAGAAACCACCCAAAAAGAACTAGAGGAAGTAATAGCGGCACTTAACCAAGATGAACAGGTGGATGGTATTCTGGTGCAGCTACCTTTACCTAACCACTTGGATGCTGTGACTCTGCTGCATCAAATAGACCCCGATAAAGATGCTGACGGACTACACCCTGTGAATTTGGGGCGACTTGTGCGAGGCGAAGCAGGTTTACGCAGCTGTACGCCAGCCGGTGTGATGCGGCTGTTGCAGGAATATCAAATACCCTTAAGGGGAAAACAAGCTGTGGTAGTGGGACGTAGTATTTTGGTGGGTAAGCCGATGGCTTTGATGCTACTAGAAGCAGATGCTACCGTTACTATTGCTCATTCGCGATCGCAAGACCTCACTGCTATCACCAAAAACGCTGATATTCTCATTGCTGCCGTTGGTCGTCCAGGATTAATTACTCCTGACATGGTGAAACCTGGCGCTGTTGTGATAGATGTAGGGATGAATCGCATTACTGATGCCAATGGCAATAGTCGCTTAGTAGGCGATGTCGATTTAGAATCAATTGCTGGGGTCGCGGAATTTATTACCCCTGTTCCTGGTGGTGTAGGCCCTATGACTGTCGCAATGCTTTTGCAAAACACAGTAACCAGCTATTTCAAGAAGGCAGGAAGTTAAAAGTTAGGAGTTAGGAGTTAGGAGTTAGGAGTTAGGAATTATTAATTTTTAATTTTGAACTCCTGATCTCAGTCATCAATTTTTCAGCTCCACAGCACCTTAAAATTGTCACGTATACGACAAACAGCTAAAAGCCCAAAATTAAAGGAATTGAAGAATGGTAGCAGCCGATAACCTTCAGAAGATGCCAGAGGAAGCCACTTTTAACCTAAAAGCCTATCTCAAAGAGCGGCAAAAGATTTGTGAAGCAGCTCTGAATGAGGCTATACCCGTGATTTATCCAGAAACGATTTATGAATCAATGCGCTACTCGCTATTAGCTGGAGGTAAGCGCTTACGCCCCATTCTCTGCCTTGCTACCTGTGAAATGATCGGTGGCACAATCGATATGGCAATGCCAGCAGCTTGTGCAGTGGAAATGATCCACACCATGTCGCTGATTCACGACGACCTGCCAGCAATGGATAATGATGATTACCGTCGCGGTCAGCTGACGAATCACAAAGTCTACAATGAAGCGATCGCCATTTTAGCTGGTGATGGTCTGTTGGCTTTAGCTTTTGAGTTCGTTGCCGCTCAAACCCCCCAAAGCGTTCCTAGAGAGCGAGTTTTACAAGTAATTGCCCGACTTGGACGCGCACTAGGGGCTGCTGGTTTGGTCGGTGGTCAAGTGGTTGATCTCGACTCGGAAGGTAAGTCAGATATTTCCCTAGAAACCCTCAATTTTATTCATAACCACAAAACAGCTGCCTTATTAGAAGCCTCTGTGGTTTGTGGCGGAATTGTAGCTGGGGCCTCATCAGAAGATGTGCAACGACTGACTCGCTATTCTCAGAATATCGGACTGGCATTTCAGATTGTAGATGATATTCTAGATATCACTGCGACAACAGAACAGTTAGGTAAAAGCGCTGGTAAGGATATCGCAGCCAAGAAAGTGACTTATCCCAGCCTTTGGGGCATTGAGGAATCCCGTGCTAAAGCCCAGCAGCTAATTGAGGCAGCTTGTGCAGAATTAGAACCATTTGGGGAACTAGCACAGCCACTACAAGCGATCGCTCACTATATCACCAGTCGCAATCACTAAGTCAATACCAAAACACCATGCAGGACATAGGCGACATTTTAGACAACCGGGTGCTGCTGGTTGCTCTGGTAGCTTGTTTAATTGCTCAAGCACTCAAGCTCATAATCGAACTCATCAAACATCGCAAACTAAATGTGCGTGTTTTAGTCACAACCGGAGGGATGCCCAGCGCCCACTCAGCTTTAGTTACGGCTTTAGCGGCTGGAGTTGGGCAAACCCTTGGCTGGGCATCCCCTGATTTTGCTTTGGCTACAATTTTTGCCATCATCGTCATGTACGATGCCGCAGGAGTTCGTCAAGCTGCTGGCAAACAAGCACGTATCCTCAATCAAATGATTGATGAATTATTTCA
Above is a window of Nostoc sp. UHCC 0702 DNA encoding:
- a CDS encoding phosphoglycerate dehydrogenase, giving the protein MSKVLVSDTIDQAGIDILSQVATVDIKTGLKPAELIEIIGEYDALMIRSGTRVTQEIIEAGTQLKIIGRAGVGVDNVDVPAATRKGIVVVNSPEGNTIAAAEHALAMMLALSRHIPDANASVKRGAWDRNSFIGVEVYKKTLGIVGLGKIGSHVAAVAKAMGMKLLAYDPFISTERAEQIGCQLVELDLLFTQADYITLHIPKTPETTHLINAVTLAKMKPNARIINCARGGIIEETALAAAVKAGKIAGAALDVFESEPLGESELRSLGKEMILTPHLGASTSEAQVNVAIDVAEQIRDVLLGLPARSAVNIPGLGPDVLEELKPYMQLAETLGNLVGQLAGGRVELLNVRLQGELATNKSQPLVVASLKGLLYQALRERVNYVNASIEAKERGIRVIETRDASARDYAGSLHLEATGTLGTHSVTGALLGGKEIHLTDVDGFPINVPPSKYMLFTLHRDMPGIIGKLGSLLGSFNVNIASMQVGRKIVRGDAVMALTIDDPLPDGILSEITKVPGIRDAFTVTL
- a CDS encoding 50S ribosomal protein L11 methyltransferase, which encodes MANTWWELEILCEPALEDSIFWRLENFGSRGTASESKGNSCIVKAYLARFQAQLLDLAALSLWLRQDALCVGLSVPTLHWRLIDEEDWATSWKQYWQPQEIGDRFLINPAWLPLPQTLDRLVIRLDPGVAFGTGTHATTQLCLESLEMRMTDLPEAFAGKTSKKEPMVIADIGCGSGILSIGAVLLGAEKVYAVDTDPLAVQSTFSNRALNDISPERLIPTEGSVDMVTRLLGGQPVDGIVCNILANVIIELIPEITAIAKLSTWAVFSGILLEQSKTVADALEEHGWVVATLWKRKEWCCLNVRRS
- a CDS encoding AI-2E family transporter — its product is MQSANKLPRWLAMGLAFPIAILNGWLLLQVVQYFQPLVSVVAAAILLAFVLNYPIQFLQAKGIKRNLAIGGVLLLTVVILVGLGITLVPLILQQLNELANILPSWIDSGTQQLQTFQEWALNQQQIPINFSGLFTQVLDRLSSQLQTFTGQILSFAVDTINVVVNVLLAVVLTIYMILNGDRLWDGVYQWFPPSTTSKVRQLLRKDFQNYFIGQATLGAVLGVTVTLVFVGLRVPLALLFGIGIGFFSLFPFGTGIGIAIVSLLVALQNFWLGVEVLVVAVAIDQVNSNFVAPRILGDLTGLNPVWVVISLLVGAKLGGVLGLLIAIPTASFIKDIADSWRAGAFYHLHDVEPESAKVTTDTAVIHK
- the tnpA gene encoding IS200/IS605 family transposase codes for the protein MTSGLRKQRHSVSDLKIHLVCVTKYKRKIFTAESLELIHKSFVEVSKKMDFNVLEFNGESDHIHVLLEYPPKLSISQMVNSLKGVSSRRYGQAGYPKPYGKDAVWSPSYFVSSVGGAPIEVLKKYIQDQEKPS
- a CDS encoding NUDIX hydrolase, whose product is MSNQQAHVAIAILYQQDKFLMQLRDNIPNIAAAGCWGLFGGHLEPGETPEIALKRELLEEISYELPPFYEFGCYPDDKVIRHVFHAPLLVELNQLVLNEGWDMGLLTPADIRQGNCYSQNAGEVRPLGAMHQRIMLDFLTYSPPLKGGES
- the folD gene encoding bifunctional methylenetetrahydrofolate dehydrogenase/methenyltetrahydrofolate cyclohydrolase FolD: METKTAKLLDGKALAAKIHQELSSRIQKSQAKIGRPPGLAVLMVGDNPASAAYVRNKERACAKVGIASFGKHFQAETTQKELEEVIAALNQDEQVDGILVQLPLPNHLDAVTLLHQIDPDKDADGLHPVNLGRLVRGEAGLRSCTPAGVMRLLQEYQIPLRGKQAVVVGRSILVGKPMALMLLEADATVTIAHSRSQDLTAITKNADILIAAVGRPGLITPDMVKPGAVVIDVGMNRITDANGNSRLVGDVDLESIAGVAEFITPVPGGVGPMTVAMLLQNTVTSYFKKAGS
- a CDS encoding polyprenyl synthetase family protein codes for the protein MVAADNLQKMPEEATFNLKAYLKERQKICEAALNEAIPVIYPETIYESMRYSLLAGGKRLRPILCLATCEMIGGTIDMAMPAACAVEMIHTMSLIHDDLPAMDNDDYRRGQLTNHKVYNEAIAILAGDGLLALAFEFVAAQTPQSVPRERVLQVIARLGRALGAAGLVGGQVVDLDSEGKSDISLETLNFIHNHKTAALLEASVVCGGIVAGASSEDVQRLTRYSQNIGLAFQIVDDILDITATTEQLGKSAGKDIAAKKVTYPSLWGIEESRAKAQQLIEAACAELEPFGELAQPLQAIAHYITSRNH
- a CDS encoding divergent PAP2 family protein, encoding MQDIGDILDNRVLLVALVACLIAQALKLIIELIKHRKLNVRVLVTTGGMPSAHSALVTALAAGVGQTLGWASPDFALATIFAIIVMYDAAGVRQAAGKQARILNQMIDELFHEKPDFSQDRLKELLGHTPVQVIAGSALGITIYWLARSAYAY